From the Octadecabacter antarcticus 307 genome, one window contains:
- the pdxR gene encoding MocR-like pyridoxine biosynthesis transcription factor PdxR: MALPVETFFLQSDASGTLQTQIRQLVAEGILAGRFRPGEKLPSSRKLALHLGVSRITVTLAFTELLADDYIIARGRSGYFVSENAPEPPAFPATSSDHSTVDWGRAIGQRFTTTQSMSKPADWATFKYPFIYGQADPTLFDSANWRLCALEALGRKDFDALTADYFDSDDPKLLDFIARQTLPRRGILAQPDEILLTMGAQNALWLTAQVLLTQRRTAAIEDPCYPALRGILEQSRCHLHAIPVDQNGLPPDSLPSETDVVFTTPSHQCPTAATMPMSRRRALLDKAEQDDFLVVEDDYEFEMSFLKPPSPALKSLDKNGRVIYVGSFSKSLFPGLRLGYLVGPAPFIREARALRASVLRHPPGHIQRTVTYFLSRGHYDALVGRMSRAFHERRTTIDAALAEHGLRVAGAGSFGGSALWMRAPEHVDTRDLAQRLAEKSVLIEPGHAFFSGPSAPLNFYRLAYSSIPTQRISNGVEILAKTLAEMS, encoded by the coding sequence ATGGCATTACCCGTTGAAACCTTCTTTCTGCAATCGGATGCAAGCGGCACCTTGCAGACCCAAATCCGCCAATTGGTCGCCGAAGGTATCCTCGCGGGGCGCTTCCGGCCGGGTGAAAAGCTGCCATCGTCGCGCAAACTGGCGCTGCACCTTGGCGTCAGCCGCATTACCGTCACCCTCGCCTTTACCGAACTTCTGGCTGATGATTATATCATCGCACGTGGTCGATCAGGCTATTTCGTGTCCGAAAACGCGCCCGAACCGCCAGCTTTTCCTGCCACCAGCAGCGATCACAGCACCGTCGATTGGGGCCGCGCCATCGGCCAGCGGTTCACCACGACACAAAGCATGTCAAAACCTGCGGATTGGGCGACATTCAAGTATCCGTTCATCTATGGCCAAGCCGACCCAACGTTGTTTGATTCCGCCAACTGGCGCCTTTGCGCGCTGGAGGCATTGGGCCGTAAGGATTTCGACGCATTAACTGCAGACTACTTCGACAGCGACGATCCCAAACTGCTCGACTTTATTGCACGCCAAACCTTGCCCCGCCGTGGCATCCTTGCCCAACCAGATGAAATCCTGCTGACAATGGGGGCGCAAAACGCGCTTTGGCTGACGGCGCAGGTTCTGCTAACCCAGCGGCGCACGGCGGCCATCGAAGACCCCTGTTATCCAGCGCTGCGCGGCATCCTCGAACAATCGCGCTGCCACTTGCACGCGATCCCCGTCGATCAAAACGGGTTACCGCCCGACTCATTACCGTCTGAAACAGATGTGGTCTTTACGACCCCCAGCCACCAGTGCCCCACTGCCGCGACGATGCCGATGTCACGGCGTCGCGCGTTGCTTGATAAGGCGGAACAGGACGATTTTCTGGTTGTCGAAGACGACTACGAATTTGAAATGTCGTTCCTGAAACCCCCGTCCCCCGCGCTTAAGTCTCTCGACAAAAATGGCCGCGTGATCTATGTTGGCAGCTTCTCTAAATCGTTATTTCCCGGCCTGCGCCTCGGCTATCTTGTTGGTCCTGCACCGTTTATCCGCGAGGCCCGCGCGCTGCGCGCGTCGGTTTTGCGCCACCCCCCCGGTCACATCCAGCGCACCGTCACCTATTTCCTGTCACGCGGTCACTACGACGCGCTTGTCGGGCGGATGAGCCGGGCTTTCCATGAACGGCGCACAACCATTGACGCCGCACTTGCCGAACACGGCTTGAGGGTTGCGGGGGCGGGCAGTTTTGGCGGTTCGGCACTTTGGATGCGCGCGCCCGAACATGTGGACACGCGCGACCTTGCCCAGCGTCTGGCGGAAAAGAGTGTACTGATCGAACCGGGGCACGCGTTTTTCAGCGGCCCCTCCGCGCCGCTTAATTTCTACCGCCTGGCCTATAGTTCGATTCCGACACAACGGATTTCTAACGGCGTGGAAATCCTTGCGAAAACGCTCGCTGAAATGAGTTAG